One stretch of Pontiella desulfatans DNA includes these proteins:
- a CDS encoding transposase has translation MKNDLRKLLRWVCRKLTYNDLASVVPVLLEVLNGSRQDIELKPQEVRPPHYRQFRVDPQPPLCEPLLPHAPQKDWEELQADHLRATGKTIAKVARRTGSPMPPEKCRCRHCHAPVRYLYLNNGKLGSQVQCKICKRTSPTDKPRRESKARYWCPHCGYALFRWKEDGLCTAFKCPNDHCPVYVRNLAQLTPEEHAMRKAGNTSQFKLRYLFREYHFASQDLPLKRPEDAPVDLNRIHHSLHTLGLCLTFSISLGLSARLTAQALERVFGIRISHQTVVNYIKAAACQLADFTDENSPVPEGTCAADETYIKSGGQTRYTWLVITETRRAICG, from the coding sequence ATGAAAAATGATCTAAGGAAACTGCTTCGCTGGGTATGTCGCAAGCTTACCTACAACGATCTGGCTTCGGTGGTGCCGGTGCTGCTCGAAGTACTCAACGGTTCAAGGCAGGATATCGAACTCAAGCCGCAGGAAGTGCGGCCTCCGCACTATCGCCAGTTCCGGGTCGATCCTCAACCGCCGCTATGCGAACCATTGCTGCCGCACGCACCGCAAAAGGACTGGGAGGAGCTTCAGGCCGACCATTTGCGCGCCACGGGAAAAACAATCGCCAAGGTAGCGCGTCGGACGGGTTCGCCCATGCCGCCTGAAAAATGCCGATGCCGGCACTGCCATGCCCCCGTGCGCTATCTCTACCTCAACAACGGAAAGCTTGGGTCGCAGGTTCAGTGCAAGATCTGCAAAAGGACTTCGCCAACCGACAAGCCCCGGCGCGAAAGCAAGGCGCGCTACTGGTGCCCGCATTGCGGCTATGCACTCTTTCGATGGAAGGAGGATGGCCTGTGCACCGCCTTCAAGTGCCCGAACGACCACTGCCCCGTCTACGTACGGAACCTCGCCCAGCTCACGCCCGAAGAGCACGCCATGCGCAAAGCCGGAAACACCAGCCAGTTCAAGCTGCGCTACCTCTTCCGCGAATACCACTTCGCCTCGCAAGACCTTCCGCTCAAACGCCCCGAAGACGCCCCGGTCGATCTCAACCGCATCCACCACAGCCTGCATACCCTCGGACTCTGCCTCACCTTCTCCATCAGCCTCGGACTCAGCGCAAGGCTCACCGCCCAGGCGCTCGAACGCGTCTTCGGGATCCGCATCTCGCACCAGACCGTCGTCAACTACATCAAGGCCGCAGCCTGCCAGCTCGCCGACTTCACCGATGAAAACAGTCCCGTTCCCGAAGGAACCTGCGCGGCGGACGAAACCTACATCAAGAGCGGCGGGCAAACCCGCTACACCTGGCTCGTCATCACCGAAACGCGGCGGGCCATCTGCGGCTAA
- a CDS encoding PEP-CTERM sorting domain-containing protein, with protein MKMKKMKYVLMTASVMLVGAASADLLGAWIDGSVDYAGPQAPSVAPAVSGVTASSMTQSGLGAWDVRDVGFGNAVLPSGPTYDPGSSSWWFLIRATGIDNTHNNDEYLAFDLTADAGKQLDMDTLSFDATIVRNAAGDITTTFGIYISTDGGANYTLLDSSESMSHIVGTDPLATALAPETFSYDISSYTGVEDFRVHIDVADNSSSDKKGTYVQGIQLNGSVIPEPATIGLLGMSAAGLILIRRIMM; from the coding sequence ATGAAAATGAAAAAAATGAAGTATGTGTTAATGACAGCCAGCGTGATGCTGGTCGGTGCAGCAAGTGCCGATCTGCTCGGCGCCTGGATTGACGGGTCTGTGGATTACGCTGGGCCGCAGGCGCCATCCGTGGCTCCTGCCGTTTCGGGCGTTACCGCCTCAAGCATGACCCAGAGCGGATTAGGAGCTTGGGATGTTCGAGACGTCGGCTTTGGTAATGCTGTTCTGCCGTCGGGCCCGACATACGACCCCGGCAGCTCTTCCTGGTGGTTTTTAATACGCGCCACCGGTATCGATAATACACACAACAATGACGAATACCTAGCCTTCGACCTCACGGCCGACGCTGGCAAGCAGCTCGACATGGACACCCTCTCTTTCGACGCCACGATTGTACGGAATGCGGCCGGCGACATCACGACCACGTTCGGCATCTATATTTCGACCGATGGTGGAGCCAACTACACCCTGCTCGATAGTTCCGAGAGCATGTCGCACATCGTTGGCACTGATCCCCTCGCTACAGCCCTTGCGCCGGAGACCTTTAGCTACGATATCAGCAGCTACACCGGTGTCGAAGATTTCCGGGTTCATATTGATGTTGCCGACAATTCCAGCTCGGACAAGAAAGGTACTTACGTGCAGGGCATCCAGCTCAACGGATCCGTTATTCCTGAGCCGGCTACCATCGGTCTCTTAGGGATGTCCGCCGCCGGCTTGATACTTATCCGCAGGATAATGATGTAG
- a CDS encoding beta-glucosidase gives MTTKLTTHIATIFLSASASMAAELYHADWIDFNKNGRKDVYEDSKADIDARIDDLLSQMTMDEKTGQMVTLYGWGRVLKDEYPSEAWKQASWKDGVANIDEQGNFPHGGKHTDPAGHVEFIRRHQRWFVEETRLGIPVDFSNEGIRGLCHNYCTSFPNQLGRGATFNRQLEYEIGKVTALEAKALGYSNVYSPILDVLQDPRWGRCREVYGESPYLVGELGLQHVKGLQDQKIVSTPKHFAVYSAPYGGKDNVRGDCLIPFRSMHEIHLEPFRKAFMEGNALGVMSTYASYDGEAVAGSDYFLTDLLRDTYGFKGYVVSDSGAIWFQHVHHATTENAKQSIVRSVNAGNNVRTNFQQPEKFLNPLREAIEEGLISVETIDEMVRDVLYVKFWMGLFDNPYIGLDDAPERIRTDKARLLALQAARESVVLMRNTDSLLPLESSKYKRILVCGPSADDASLMQEHYGPHRSEIVTPLQGIRDAFAGSSQVDYIRGCDFFGEQFPDSDILRNYKPSAKELAEIDKAVAKARKSDLIIVCMGDSRKTVGESVSRSALTLPRLQEVFLQKLVETGRPVVLVLLNGRPVVLNNAQDGIPAILSTFFAGEAAGTALADCLSGKYNPGGRLPYTTPRTVGQLPLAIPYRQFSWIGGGNAYVDNPLFHFGYGLSYTTFEYDDLEIFVEGQGDAAKISVSFSVKNSGDRAGDVVPQLYVRDVVASVSPFKKQLRGFERVHLKAGEAKQVTLVLDAGRDLKMMNLDNQWVVEPGLFEFIIADSYNEDDIRLGEVIVLNDNGNWDSSSVQSLDIVELVGQPRFQPGHPPENVLDSDHKSRWATNEKDPALTFLCREEFNQIGFIWYNGAGRTYPFEVLVSDDQKTWTEIYRGIGGKTRFADLHDLPLITNKYIRVQFHGNSENEFTSMHKVIFTNKMQL, from the coding sequence ATGACAACTAAACTGACTACACACATTGCAACAATTTTCCTGTCGGCATCTGCCTCTATGGCCGCTGAACTGTATCATGCGGACTGGATTGATTTTAATAAGAACGGCCGCAAGGATGTCTATGAGGATTCAAAAGCGGACATCGATGCCCGCATTGACGACCTGCTCTCGCAGATGACGATGGATGAAAAGACGGGGCAGATGGTGACCTTGTACGGTTGGGGCCGTGTATTGAAAGATGAATACCCCTCCGAGGCATGGAAGCAGGCATCCTGGAAGGACGGCGTTGCGAACATTGATGAGCAGGGTAATTTTCCGCACGGCGGCAAACATACCGATCCCGCGGGTCATGTTGAATTTATCCGGAGGCATCAGCGCTGGTTTGTTGAGGAAACGCGGCTGGGTATTCCCGTGGATTTTTCGAATGAGGGCATCCGGGGACTGTGCCATAACTACTGCACCAGTTTTCCAAATCAGCTTGGACGCGGTGCGACTTTTAACCGCCAGCTAGAGTACGAGATTGGTAAAGTGACGGCGCTGGAGGCGAAGGCGCTGGGCTACAGCAATGTGTACTCACCCATTCTGGATGTGCTGCAGGACCCGCGCTGGGGGCGATGTCGTGAGGTCTATGGAGAAAGTCCGTATCTGGTGGGTGAGCTTGGTTTGCAGCATGTGAAAGGGCTGCAGGACCAAAAAATAGTGTCTACACCGAAACATTTCGCCGTTTATTCGGCACCTTATGGTGGTAAGGATAACGTACGCGGCGATTGCCTGATTCCGTTCCGCTCCATGCATGAGATTCATTTGGAACCCTTCCGCAAAGCCTTTATGGAGGGGAACGCTCTCGGGGTGATGAGCACGTATGCCAGTTATGATGGTGAAGCAGTCGCGGGTAGTGACTATTTTCTTACCGATTTGCTACGCGATACCTATGGATTTAAGGGCTATGTCGTGAGTGACAGTGGTGCCATTTGGTTTCAGCACGTCCACCATGCGACTACAGAGAATGCCAAACAATCGATTGTCCGTTCTGTGAATGCAGGCAACAATGTGCGAACCAATTTTCAACAGCCTGAAAAGTTTTTAAATCCATTGAGAGAGGCGATTGAAGAGGGGTTGATCAGCGTGGAAACGATTGATGAGATGGTTCGTGATGTGCTCTATGTGAAGTTCTGGATGGGACTTTTTGACAATCCCTATATCGGGCTCGATGATGCGCCTGAGCGGATTCGCACAGATAAGGCTCGCCTCCTTGCCTTACAGGCTGCACGCGAGTCTGTGGTGCTTATGCGTAACACGGATTCCCTTTTGCCGCTGGAGTCCAGTAAATATAAACGAATTCTGGTCTGTGGCCCCTCCGCGGATGATGCCAGTTTGATGCAGGAGCATTATGGACCTCACCGTTCAGAAATCGTGACGCCTCTTCAGGGCATTCGGGACGCCTTTGCCGGCAGTTCTCAGGTCGATTACATTCGCGGTTGCGATTTTTTCGGAGAGCAGTTCCCCGATTCGGATATCTTGAGAAATTATAAGCCCTCCGCAAAAGAGCTTGCTGAGATCGATAAAGCCGTCGCGAAAGCGCGCAAGAGTGATCTGATTATTGTCTGTATGGGGGATTCCCGGAAAACCGTCGGGGAGAGTGTCAGCCGCTCGGCTCTGACTCTCCCGCGCCTTCAGGAGGTCTTCCTTCAGAAGCTGGTGGAAACGGGCAGGCCAGTCGTACTGGTTTTGTTGAATGGGCGACCTGTTGTCTTGAATAATGCGCAGGATGGGATCCCCGCGATTTTAAGTACCTTCTTTGCTGGCGAGGCGGCGGGCACTGCTTTAGCAGATTGTTTATCGGGGAAATACAACCCTGGCGGTCGCCTCCCTTATACTACGCCAAGAACCGTCGGGCAGCTTCCGCTGGCGATTCCCTACCGTCAGTTCTCCTGGATTGGTGGTGGAAATGCCTATGTCGATAACCCGCTGTTTCATTTTGGATATGGTCTGAGCTACACGACCTTTGAATACGATGATCTGGAGATTTTTGTCGAAGGACAGGGCGATGCTGCCAAAATTTCTGTTTCATTCAGCGTCAAAAACAGCGGAGATCGTGCGGGCGACGTCGTTCCCCAGCTTTATGTCAGGGATGTGGTCGCGTCGGTTTCGCCCTTTAAAAAACAGTTGAGAGGGTTCGAGCGTGTTCATCTGAAAGCTGGTGAAGCGAAACAGGTCACCCTGGTGCTGGATGCGGGCCGCGATTTGAAAATGATGAATCTGGATAACCAGTGGGTGGTTGAACCCGGCCTCTTCGAGTTCATTATTGCAGACTCCTATAACGAGGACGACATCCGGCTGGGCGAGGTGATTGTCCTGAATGATAACGGCAACTGGGACTCCTCATCCGTTCAATCGCTGGACATTGTCGAGCTGGTCGGCCAACCCCGTTTCCAACCGGGGCATCCGCCGGAAAATGTGTTGGACAGCGATCATAAATCTCGCTGGGCCACGAACGAAAAAGATCCCGCATTGACGTTCCTGTGCCGCGAAGAATTCAATCAGATCGGCTTCATCTGGTATAACGGTGCAGGAAGAACCTATCCATTCGAGGTGCTGGTCAGCGATGATCAGAAAACCTGGACGGAAATCTATCGCGGAATCGGTGGAAAAACCCGGTTTGCCGACCTGCATGATCTGCCGCTAATCACAAACAAATATATTCGTGTTCAGTTCCATGGGAACAGCGAAAATGAATTCACCAGTATGCATAAAGTGATATTTACAAATAAAATGCAGCTTTGA
- a CDS encoding sialate O-acetylesterase yields the protein MMKIQERTGFDLAALKSLLIYSGMLWTSSVQAALIATDSFATQAGGAPSYYDTAINGGSIDNGSAQNPSVGVSGFTGAWDAIGYKTGAVQAQNGVSLTHAMSAGSAMNGSIRGYSVQGGRADLSRRVSRALTSAPTSDGTYYMSILLRKTASSTTGTLWAGLGPSERYDVFITGSTSTFIGLNAGAISFYSNGTITELLASGNVNAEETYLALLQFDYSSAGADSVTVTLYDSASVQQATRTFNNLTLNMSYLHLAICPYYSPEEAIDEFRFGTALSDVVATGTDVVAHDDLYELPAGEITITNAPSVLSNDLLADSAVLVTNVTDGTLSFNADGTFDYTAPGVATNSFWYSAVNATSTSTPAKVTLITTPPLPQIPTDPKKLHVYLLIGQSNMAGRAPYTSEEEGIIDGTFLLNGSDIWEPAEIPLNQYSTIRKELSLQKLNPGYTFAQTMAASNSAVSIGLVVNARGGTSIDLWAKGGTYYNEAIRRAQIAQTNATLKGILWHQGEADRDIPTGYINKLTNLVFNLRNDLGKPNLPFVAGEIHESVSLQINSQINQLPGLVPFSGVAGSAGLSLIDDFHFDNASQKLLGRRYAAEMQRIQTQLNSPPAFSGSIEHGSDSITWGLTNLIPGAMVDILQSPRLSPVNWSTAATFIATAPSTNWVGSAVEPQSFYTAEWR from the coding sequence ATGATGAAGATACAGGAAAGAACAGGATTTGACCTGGCAGCGCTGAAAAGCCTGCTTATCTACTCAGGCATGCTGTGGACGTCGAGTGTGCAGGCCGCGCTCATCGCCACGGATTCGTTTGCAACGCAGGCCGGGGGAGCCCCGTCTTACTACGACACGGCCATTAATGGCGGGTCTATCGATAACGGAAGCGCACAGAACCCCTCCGTCGGGGTTAGCGGCTTTACAGGTGCATGGGATGCGATTGGCTACAAGACGGGCGCCGTTCAGGCGCAAAACGGCGTCAGCCTGACGCACGCCATGTCTGCCGGCAGCGCAATGAATGGATCAATCCGGGGATACTCGGTTCAGGGAGGGAGGGCCGATCTCAGCCGCCGCGTCAGTCGCGCATTGACTTCTGCCCCGACGTCCGACGGCACATATTACATGAGCATACTGTTACGGAAAACGGCGTCGTCAACAACGGGGACGTTATGGGCCGGGCTGGGGCCGTCGGAAAGGTACGATGTGTTCATCACCGGTTCCACCTCCACCTTTATCGGCCTCAATGCGGGCGCTATTTCATTTTATTCCAACGGCACCATCACAGAGCTCCTTGCTTCGGGCAATGTGAATGCGGAGGAAACCTATCTGGCGCTGCTGCAGTTCGACTACAGCTCGGCGGGTGCCGATTCGGTAACCGTGACCCTCTATGACAGCGCATCGGTTCAACAGGCCACCCGAACCTTCAACAACCTGACCCTGAACATGTCCTATCTTCATCTCGCGATCTGCCCCTACTACAGTCCGGAGGAGGCGATTGATGAGTTCCGCTTCGGTACCGCGCTCAGCGATGTGGTGGCGACCGGCACCGACGTGGTGGCCCATGATGACCTGTATGAACTTCCGGCTGGTGAAATTACCATTACGAATGCACCGTCTGTCCTGAGCAACGATCTCCTGGCAGACTCTGCCGTTCTGGTCACCAATGTGACCGACGGCACGCTTTCATTTAACGCTGACGGCACCTTTGATTACACGGCTCCCGGAGTGGCAACTAATTCGTTCTGGTACAGCGCGGTCAATGCGACGAGTACCAGCACGCCGGCAAAGGTCACTCTGATTACCACACCTCCGCTGCCCCAAATCCCGACCGATCCGAAAAAACTTCATGTCTATCTTCTGATCGGTCAGTCGAATATGGCCGGGCGTGCTCCCTACACCAGTGAAGAGGAGGGGATAATCGACGGAACGTTCCTGTTAAACGGATCGGACATCTGGGAACCCGCCGAAATTCCGCTCAATCAGTATTCAACCATCCGGAAAGAACTTAGCCTGCAGAAACTGAATCCCGGATACACGTTTGCCCAGACGATGGCTGCCAGCAACAGCGCCGTCTCGATCGGGCTGGTCGTTAATGCCAGAGGAGGAACATCGATCGATCTATGGGCTAAAGGCGGCACCTATTATAACGAAGCCATTCGGCGCGCGCAGATCGCGCAGACCAATGCAACACTCAAAGGAATTCTCTGGCATCAGGGTGAGGCCGATCGGGATATCCCCACGGGATATATCAACAAGCTGACCAACCTGGTTTTCAACCTGAGAAACGATCTGGGCAAACCGAATCTTCCTTTTGTTGCAGGAGAAATACATGAAAGTGTAAGCCTCCAAATCAATAGTCAGATCAATCAGCTGCCCGGGCTGGTTCCTTTCTCGGGCGTTGCCGGCTCTGCGGGACTTTCCCTCATTGATGATTTTCACTTTGATAATGCAAGCCAGAAGCTGCTGGGCCGGCGATATGCCGCTGAGATGCAACGGATTCAGACCCAACTGAACAGTCCGCCCGCATTCTCGGGGTCCATAGAGCATGGCTCCGACTCTATTACCTGGGGCCTGACCAACCTTATACCTGGTGCTATGGTAGATATACTGCAGTCACCTCGCCTCTCCCCTGTAAACTGGAGCACTGCCGCCACATTCATTGCAACGGCCCCGAGCACGAACTGGGTCGGTTCTGCCGTGGAACCGCAGAGCTTCTATACGGCGGAATGGAGATAG
- a CDS encoding sulfatase has translation MKRILIICGLMAVSGLCWAKPMNVVFILADDLGWADTTLYGHTSLYETPNLERLAKRGMTFTRAYSASPLCSPTRAGILTGQTPARIGFTAPAGHVPAVELHASVKKSDAPGNKAVEPSSVTRLDTALPTLGKLIQADGYKTGHFGKWHVGLEPYSPLEHGFDVDVPHWHGPGPAGSFVAPWAYPDFKANYPKEHIEDRMAEEAVAWMNALPKNKPFFMNYWQFSVHAPFDAKQELIEEYRKKIDPDDPQRSPTYAAMVHSCDDAVGSLLDAVDQAGMADETIIIFISDNGGNMYDGIDGTTPTSNAPLRGGKGSPFEGGIRVPCVVVWPGVTPPGSRSDEIIQTTDFYPTLLNGLGISMPENHAVDGIDITPALRGGALKRDAIYTYFPHSPQAVPDWLPPSMAIHSGDWKLLRLFHHGENGTHDYLLYNLKDDIGEKNNLAAAFPEKVQQLDGMIEDYIQRADVVVPVANPAFNPNYYIPENIGVPIQHQKVIGVIDGWKASGTCMIHQENGALVVESTGEDPYFELEKMDKVTGGSWVVRLRMKSNAAGTACLYYNTPAPGRTVNFPVQHDGKWHEYEVKIPAATLSGLRIDPSRGPGTMEIDWIRLEQAGQVVQKWNFE, from the coding sequence ATGAAAAGAATATTGATTATTTGCGGTTTGATGGCTGTATCCGGGCTTTGTTGGGCCAAGCCAATGAATGTGGTGTTTATTCTGGCGGATGACCTCGGCTGGGCCGATACGACGTTGTACGGGCATACCAGTTTGTATGAGACGCCGAACCTGGAGCGGCTGGCAAAGCGGGGGATGACCTTTACCCGCGCCTATTCGGCCAGCCCGCTCTGTTCGCCGACGCGCGCCGGTATCCTGACCGGGCAGACGCCTGCCCGAATCGGCTTTACCGCTCCGGCGGGACATGTGCCGGCGGTTGAACTGCATGCTTCGGTAAAAAAATCAGATGCGCCGGGAAATAAAGCCGTGGAGCCGTCTTCGGTGACCCGGCTGGACACGGCGCTTCCAACCCTTGGAAAGCTGATTCAGGCTGACGGATACAAAACGGGACATTTTGGGAAATGGCATGTGGGATTGGAGCCCTACAGCCCGCTGGAGCATGGCTTTGATGTGGATGTTCCGCATTGGCACGGTCCCGGTCCGGCCGGCAGTTTTGTTGCTCCGTGGGCCTATCCGGATTTCAAAGCGAATTATCCCAAAGAGCACATCGAAGACCGCATGGCGGAGGAGGCGGTGGCCTGGATGAACGCCTTGCCGAAAAACAAACCGTTCTTCATGAACTACTGGCAGTTTTCGGTGCATGCTCCGTTTGATGCAAAACAGGAGCTGATCGAAGAATACCGCAAGAAGATCGATCCCGACGATCCGCAGCGTTCGCCGACCTATGCGGCGATGGTGCATTCCTGCGACGATGCCGTCGGTTCACTGCTCGACGCGGTGGACCAGGCGGGCATGGCCGACGAGACGATCATTATTTTCATCTCAGACAACGGCGGCAACATGTACGACGGGATCGACGGGACGACTCCGACGAGCAATGCGCCGCTGCGCGGTGGTAAGGGCAGTCCGTTCGAGGGCGGCATCCGCGTTCCCTGTGTGGTGGTTTGGCCCGGTGTGACGCCCCCCGGAAGCCGCAGCGATGAGATCATCCAGACCACGGATTTTTATCCGACGCTGTTGAACGGGCTGGGTATTTCCATGCCGGAAAACCATGCCGTTGATGGAATTGACATTACCCCGGCACTGCGGGGCGGAGCATTGAAACGCGATGCTATCTACACCTATTTCCCGCACTCGCCACAGGCGGTGCCGGACTGGCTGCCGCCCTCTATGGCCATCCATTCCGGCGACTGGAAACTGCTGCGTCTGTTCCATCATGGAGAAAACGGGACGCATGATTATCTGCTGTATAATTTGAAGGACGACATCGGAGAGAAAAACAATCTGGCGGCGGCTTTCCCTGAAAAGGTGCAGCAGCTGGATGGGATGATTGAGGACTACATACAGCGTGCCGATGTTGTTGTTCCTGTGGCGAATCCGGCCTTCAATCCAAACTATTATATTCCCGAAAATATCGGCGTGCCGATACAGCACCAGAAAGTGATTGGGGTGATTGATGGCTGGAAGGCATCGGGAACGTGCATGATCCATCAGGAAAACGGAGCCCTGGTTGTTGAGAGTACGGGAGAAGATCCATACTTCGAGCTGGAGAAAATGGATAAGGTCACCGGCGGCTCATGGGTGGTTCGGCTGCGGATGAAGTCAAACGCTGCAGGAACGGCCTGTCTGTATTACAATACACCGGCCCCGGGGCGGACGGTGAATTTCCCGGTACAGCACGATGGGAAGTGGCACGAATATGAGGTGAAGATTCCTGCCGCAACCCTGAGTGGCCTGCGGATTGATCCGTCGCGCGGTCCGGGAACGATGGAGATTGACTGGATCCGGCTGGAGCAGGCCGGGCAGGTGGTACAGAAATGGAATTTTGAATAA
- a CDS encoding glycoside hydrolase family 71/99 protein: protein MKLKILLLAALLASVGTLASSFPATDSLGRKLPTSEEVGAPREDRFVAMFYFMWHYQHLNEQGDVYDISNILAEHPEAINNANHPAWGPLHHYHHFAEPLFGYYRSTDEWVFRKHAEMLADAGVDAIIFDTSNGPTYKESYEALFRAFDAAQKDGVKVPKIAFLCRFMPEPEQVRALYEDIYKPGRYENLWFYWKGKPLIMAYPEETGELQDFFTFRAPKASYFDAPSHPNHWAWLEKYPLHTFGGTKRQPEQMAVGVAQNALTNEITALSDPHSMGRSYHGGKQDERPDAWKYGLNFQEQWDLALEKDPELIFITGWNEWIAMRLEKFHNYEAPVVFVDLFDLEGSRDIEPMKGGYGDLYYYQLISNVRKFKGMDAPNTSGTYTDYRGDTMHRDHPGWGDELHYVNKQGRNDIIKATVTHDSEFVRFSVETVAPLTKPEGDSWMLLLIDADRDKATGWEGYDLTVDPQNSNHWKVDGNRLELAIEREKIGDSLDFEFKWVDNLNRPGDIMDFYTCGDAAPGGRFNFRYAE from the coding sequence ATGAAGCTTAAAATTTTATTATTGGCGGCGCTGTTGGCGTCAGTTGGCACCTTGGCGTCATCCTTTCCGGCGACGGATTCGCTGGGCCGCAAGCTGCCGACTTCTGAGGAGGTCGGTGCGCCGAGGGAAGACCGCTTTGTGGCGATGTTTTATTTTATGTGGCATTACCAGCATTTGAATGAACAAGGCGATGTGTATGACATTTCCAACATCCTGGCGGAGCATCCGGAGGCGATAAACAACGCAAACCATCCGGCCTGGGGGCCGCTGCATCACTACCACCATTTTGCCGAGCCGCTGTTCGGCTATTATCGCTCGACCGATGAATGGGTCTTCCGCAAGCATGCTGAAATGCTGGCCGATGCCGGGGTGGACGCCATTATCTTTGATACCAGCAACGGCCCAACCTACAAGGAGAGTTACGAAGCCCTGTTCCGTGCGTTCGATGCTGCGCAAAAGGATGGTGTGAAGGTGCCGAAGATTGCGTTTCTCTGCCGCTTTATGCCGGAGCCGGAACAGGTGAGAGCGCTGTATGAAGACATCTATAAGCCGGGGCGCTATGAAAACCTCTGGTTCTACTGGAAGGGCAAGCCGCTGATTATGGCCTATCCGGAAGAAACCGGCGAGCTGCAGGACTTCTTTACTTTCCGCGCTCCAAAGGCGAGTTATTTCGATGCCCCGTCGCACCCAAACCATTGGGCCTGGCTGGAAAAATATCCTCTGCACACGTTTGGAGGAACAAAGCGACAGCCCGAGCAGATGGCTGTCGGTGTGGCGCAGAATGCGCTGACGAATGAAATCACGGCGCTGAGCGACCCGCATTCCATGGGGCGCAGTTATCACGGAGGGAAACAGGATGAACGACCGGATGCCTGGAAATACGGTTTGAACTTTCAGGAACAGTGGGATCTTGCGCTGGAAAAGGACCCGGAGCTGATCTTTATCACCGGTTGGAACGAGTGGATTGCCATGCGGCTTGAAAAATTCCACAACTATGAAGCGCCGGTGGTATTCGTCGATCTGTTTGACTTGGAGGGCAGCCGCGACATTGAGCCGATGAAGGGTGGCTACGGCGATCTCTATTATTATCAGCTGATTTCCAATGTCCGGAAATTCAAAGGCATGGATGCCCCGAATACTTCGGGCACCTACACCGACTATCGTGGCGACACCATGCACCGCGATCATCCGGGGTGGGGCGATGAGTTGCATTATGTGAATAAGCAGGGCCGCAACGACATCATCAAGGCAACGGTTACGCATGATTCAGAATTTGTTCGCTTCAGCGTTGAAACCGTCGCGCCTTTAACAAAACCGGAAGGCGACTCCTGGATGCTACTGCTGATTGATGCCGACCGCGATAAAGCCACCGGTTGGGAAGGCTACGACCTGACGGTCGATCCCCAAAATTCCAACCATTGGAAAGTCGACGGCAACAGACTCGAACTCGCCATTGAGCGGGAAAAAATTGGCGATTCCCTCGACTTTGAATTCAAATGGGTCGACAACCTCAACCGCCCCGGCGACATCATGGATTTCTACACCTGCGGCGATGCCGCCCCCGGCGGGCGTTTCAACTTTCGCTATGCGGAATGA
- a CDS encoding helix-turn-helix domain-containing protein: protein MRPKLKITSSTYSREDLLDHIDDAHFQKNWKVKRRYQVILFALSGKYTTDEIAELVGCSRASVTNWVKRWREGGPFALGSNRYKPTRAPALTEEMVVDLVEHLTAGLISGGKGHESIQVWLKERYDLDLAITAVDYWYSKIWDRFCKGELQDCDASPKNPLEVDLGNRQRLEDREKKRTERDRRRRQLGLVACA from the coding sequence ATGAGACCGAAACTTAAAATCACCTCCAGTACCTACTCCCGTGAAGACCTTCTTGATCATATCGACGATGCTCATTTCCAGAAAAACTGGAAAGTTAAGCGCCGGTATCAGGTCATCCTTTTTGCCTTATCAGGAAAGTACACAACCGATGAAATCGCAGAGCTTGTCGGGTGTAGCCGGGCCAGTGTGACGAACTGGGTGAAGCGTTGGCGCGAAGGTGGTCCCTTTGCGCTGGGTAGCAATCGGTACAAGCCTACTCGCGCTCCAGCACTTACCGAGGAAATGGTAGTCGATTTAGTCGAGCATCTGACAGCCGGTCTGATAAGCGGGGGTAAAGGACATGAAAGCATACAGGTCTGGCTGAAGGAAAGGTATGACCTGGACCTGGCGATTACGGCGGTGGACTACTGGTATTCAAAAATCTGGGATCGGTTCTGTAAGGGGGAGTTGCAAGACTGCGATGCTTCTCCAAAAAATCCCCTCGAGGTCGACCTCGGGAATCGGCAGAGGTTGGAGGATCGGGAAAAGAAGAGAACAGAGCGGGATAGAAGGCGTAGGCAGCTAGGTCTAGTAGCTTGTGCTTAA